A part of Paenibacillus sp. sptzw28 genomic DNA contains:
- a CDS encoding stalk domain-containing protein, translating to MENKQVTHYMENSNSQKHSKQRIKHALLSAPLAAALLLGAASVPGTAAAAAVHTTHIVKQQLQLKTMKIIVDGKTLNVPTGYIDGETFVGLRFLSGHLGMTTKWDSKTGNITVSKSGKSIEMKNKSSDYMVDGLRVNGKAPMIIKSATYLPLRFLLDETGFTTGFDAKSKVITVNPAAENHLKIVKEIVKESKGNSLLSVQYAKLEDLKNADVQAKINAILKADSERYVKEGRKLISESGSKAYAKYEVNVWVTYNRNNKLSLYTKIYSDGGGAHGSYTADSHTFDLGTGKELTLKEAFGGKPDYIQIINAGIKKQIKEKSFILDAPFKTIQADQKFFLRGNSVVIYMDNTPTAEGIVEFTIPIS from the coding sequence ATGGAAAACAAACAAGTTACCCATTACATGGAAAACAGTAATAGCCAGAAACATTCGAAGCAGCGCATCAAACATGCTTTACTGTCAGCGCCTCTGGCGGCTGCCCTGCTCCTTGGAGCCGCATCCGTTCCGGGCACGGCTGCAGCAGCAGCCGTTCACACAACACACATCGTGAAACAGCAGCTTCAATTAAAAACAATGAAGATTATCGTAGACGGCAAAACGCTCAATGTCCCTACCGGTTATATCGACGGTGAAACGTTCGTTGGATTGCGCTTTTTAAGCGGTCATTTGGGTATGACGACGAAGTGGGACTCGAAGACGGGGAATATAACGGTGAGCAAATCAGGGAAATCGATCGAAATGAAAAATAAAAGCAGCGATTATATGGTCGACGGTCTTCGAGTTAACGGGAAGGCGCCAATGATTATTAAGAGCGCAACCTATTTACCGCTTCGTTTTCTGCTGGATGAAACTGGATTCACCACCGGTTTCGATGCGAAGTCGAAAGTAATAACGGTTAACCCCGCTGCTGAAAATCACTTGAAGATCGTGAAGGAAATCGTTAAGGAGAGTAAAGGCAACTCCCTTCTCTCCGTTCAATATGCCAAGCTGGAAGACCTTAAGAATGCGGACGTTCAAGCGAAAATCAACGCAATTCTTAAGGCCGACAGTGAACGGTATGTAAAGGAAGGCCGTAAATTGATATCCGAATCAGGGAGCAAAGCATACGCCAAGTACGAAGTGAACGTTTGGGTTACGTACAACCGTAATAACAAGTTGAGTCTTTACACCAAAATATATTCCGATGGCGGGGGAGCACACGGCTCGTATACGGCCGATTCGCACACGTTCGACCTTGGTACGGGCAAAGAGCTGACCCTTAAAGAAGCGTTCGGCGGCAAACCTGACTATATCCAGATCATCAATGCCGGAATCAAGAAGCAAATTAAGGAAAAGAGCTTTATTCTTGATGCTCCGTTCAAAACAATTCAAGCCGATCAGAAGTTCTTCCTTCGCGGAAATTCTGTTGTTATATATATGGATAATACGCCAACGGCCGAAGGTATTGTGGAATTCACGATTCCGATATCGTAG